CACCATTCTGCGAATCCCCCTCACTTGCCCTTCTATTCTGTTTAAGCGGTTTATCATCAATTTTGTTTCTTCTTCTGTACGCTTTTTTATCCGATGTGTACATTCCGGACATTTCTTTTCTTTTTCCATAATTATCCTCCGAATATATTTTCCGGCTTTTGCCTTTTCTCCCTCTCACCATCATACTTTAAACCTAAAATACCCATATGGTGTATGTACAAGTGCATATGCACT
This portion of the Desulfovibrio desulfuricans genome encodes:
- a CDS encoding metal-sensing transcriptional repressor — protein: MEKEKKCPECTHRIKKRTEEETKLMINRLNRIEGQVRGIRRMV